The Candidatus Poribacteria bacterium sequence GTCTTTCAGTATCGATCATCAATCCATCCATGTCAAAGATGATAGCTTTGCATTCACTTATTGACCGCATAATCACTCCTACTCAAACCGTAGATACGGCTGCTTACCAATTCGCAGACCGGTTCTCCCACAAATGTTTTTTGACTTCCGCCTCATTCAGATCAGTCCCCCATCCCGGCTTTGTGGGAGTCGTCATGTAACCATCAATGATCTCCGGAGGATCGGTGACAAGGTCATCTTTCCACGGTACATCGTCAATGTCGATTTCCATAATGCGGACATTGGGCAGGACGGCACATAGGCTTGCACTCATGTACGTCGCTATATGGCTGTAGTAGTTGTGAGGCGCGATATTGGTCTGGTACACCTCCGCGAGGTCTCCGATTTTTTTAGATTGCGTGAACCCATTCCACGCCACGTCAATCATCA is a genomic window containing:
- a CDS encoding mandelate racemase/muconate lactonizing enzyme family protein — protein: VLEPFDLQWLEIDMYDPEAILQIKESTTTRICTGENLFYMREFIPYFELHAADVMMIDVAWNGFTQSKKIGDLAEVYQTNIAPHNYYSHIATYMSASLCAVLPNVRIMEIDIDDVPWKDDLVTDPPEIIDGYMTTPTKPGWGTDLNEAEVKKHLWENRSANW